A part of Drosophila ananassae strain 14024-0371.13 chromosome 2R, ASM1763931v2, whole genome shotgun sequence genomic DNA contains:
- the LOC6493672 gene encoding nascent polypeptide-associated complex subunit alpha, muscle-specific form: MEPNRHHEYQTHHQPHPSMQNHPHHVPPTSAPPPHHQPPIHQHPHHPPPPGPPGSQQPPGQAIHHPHHYQQLHHQQHLPTSSNTVVVGSSSSAGYGSLQHLPGGLGEDQRSRTAMYMSRSTPTQAVPPQGQGSAPPPTGGDPHLQYYTSNRDLTVNKMPEASHPNWSYKTQTVPAPAPAPAPALRHHGNPAIYPTGRTAYWPPAEEQLHHHQPPARYSYGKPPTGSGTIPLPAARSASQRYYPEDIKYSTVPVPSKVLSYASTASSQPGVAPPTASSSANPSSAAVASTSVRQHHYELEHVVNPSNPSNEHQQPSPNYGRKCPPHYETPPEQRSAGATPTSSGTPTSTSAHHQSLYMPMPQFSTEKFQTTVNNAIEKYVRETPGPSLEYPRGGSGAANYGRTASTTYYNPTSSGKSSKAPPASYVKLEPEHALPGSLPQPTRSSLYHNPYSAESTSSSRERDASPAMATVPAPHGYPTKYGKLIQQVGTASSTPYSSYYHQGTPSPAAGAVASPTPAPPAPPVTGAPPGTILPGSGPLPPQSAPSQQPASSSTASSSSSANYSTLQVYPHGPDICYQPGGAPSQAQSHPAATPAKKPPAKPNYRALINDMLKRNTASEQELNLQIIKKTLNMEAPARNHLHHPTAPSRVIQQATASAPVPVPVAVPVAVPAANPPPALHSPLDLSMRTVKQTADSTDYKYRSPSATEYKPSPGSLSGGGAAGGLGLPRFDFTPNFSAASRGQPPTSPAPTPVIRQAPSTASVSPAPLPHHHHHPAAAPPAPAAAPALVIKTLQQMRPSVLETNPYAKRQQLPPETSIVQVSKPPELMPTPSPSPHNSSNPNYLGRKRHLKEYNQAAAKQARLEAESSVGVVPPIVAAPTSVVVVAPVPVIAVNEQALAAKRERETQPQGLPESTSSSTSSASSTTIPKMEPRIRTKAELKGFTFTPPVLVTSTTNANATGAVSPPRTPPNQVTNHIQIKLEPAPPPPPKSADLGLEEERASLGNLLDWGSTCNNLVEQLLNKAVVLPPMPPMPPLPTTTTSIKLELSEDDLPVARILKRQPLATPTATATVGADAESASTQLTTTTNGISSSLGNGSGQKKLSKVEREKKRQQQEQRIAARLAPKEGQSSSSESDTTELHKRKTARQKKPLMRKGRARQRSPEAASSQQSSDDEKGKADCSQGVSRSQSSSGESKSKGNSSKKDLKKVKEAKSNSLAKTSNNKNKTKAEDNQKQQDSSNSNSESHDDEEEEEEEEEDAEEEEDDEDQEEEDKEGTDEDAEAEKKPVKRVGRRPGATLKKRIAHNLNTMTRSKHRKELELQLANSKVLRNDKIIRNSTTKIKRKYVRKVVDSKKEMMVTRLRNKRGPNSEAGQLNGRNSKLKMGNKGGGNNKSAKTSPQQQLYLEEYRYKLALKIPHRLISINKLNKGAASLPDLERRDLGQELACFKKTRPKTKAASKQESIPKSFIDYLVLRVTNGNSNSSPPVHGNSRKISVSAPASTNLQIHSETSQTSASTSLYEQPQQEAPGSESQNLDDPSRRHFSIFDTKVLQSKTRTESKLQQRREIIREIFVGPERPASAPPECAQEADGDAISYQKYEEFLQQMNSIVSGSDNKLARRSLMEDKALNSTAPQCPHKRKYLRRKGSSGFDYIRKKKRPTTAQNQNQNHGDKSSQAQTSSQLAQAHLSADERLEDTDSTIAGSSHLPTKIKTEMDVYREFQKWVLNKSVGQSTMHKAARQGLIDVVVYCLDRLNMNPDQKDNAGYTPLHEACTQGWLEIARILLQYGANHSEAAQSGIRPLHGAIENDHEEVVRLLLSYGADPLLATYSGQTPLMLASSKLMRRILRAHLSDAQSAAADIKPMRFQGPWEIFDAKEYGYDIFDNVPNTACDMSRALRRERKEAKQQDISMSNMGSTISILSNGNITSNHSNGNGVIPIKMKMEPAQDAEMMQDQNDGESRVTTIKQNGETSAIKTGTLATTGVTTGPTTMVKLEPGTEEEDSNNNKNNDELNANVGNNLVTSVVNVKNEVKREVDAEPEPQPEPEAEAETVTETGTQIQPSLPQQQTQTNSNNRSNRIDDDQADIETMDMDSELNGDIFEFEEADVPLPPLYLLKDEGSDKWVLLNDLCNLLKVKSKDTLLNKLCPNNNNALASSQKHLLREFKIDDFLEKATCLQLLCAGEKLNMFSSSKVVLIKYNESVRNLLGVKTILMKF, translated from the exons ATGGAACCCAACAGACATCACGAATATCAGACACATCATCAGCCGCATCCCTCGATGCAGAACCACCCACATCACGTCCCGCCCACGTCAGCACCACCGCCCCACCACCAGCCACCGATCCACCAGCATCCACACCACCCGCCACCACCAGGACCACCAGGATCGCAGCAGCCACCAGGCCAGGCGATCCATCATCCACATCACTACCAGCAGCTCCATCACCAGCAGCATCTGCCCACCAGCTCCAACACAGTGGTGGTGGGGAGCTCCTCCTCCGCCGGCTATGGAAGTCTGCAGCACCTGCCGGGCGGACTGGGAGAGGATCAACGGTCCAGGACGGCCATGTACATGAGCCGGAGCACCCCAACTCAGGCAGTTCCTCCCCAGGGACAGGGCAGTGCGCCACCACCCACGGGCGGGGATCCCCATCTGCAGTACTACACCTCCAACCGGGATCTGACGGTGAACAAGATGCCGGAGGCGTCCCATCCCAACTGGAGCTACAAAACCCAAACCGTGCCAGCTCCAGCCCCGGCACCGGCGCCTGCCCTCCGACATCACGGGAATCCTGCCATTTATCCCACGGGTAGGACTGCCTACTGGCCGCCAGCGGAGGAGCAACTGCATCACCACCAGCCGCCAGCCAGGTACTCCTACGGGAAGCCGCCAACGGGCTCTGGAACGATCCCCCTGCCCGCCGCTCGTTCCGCCAGTCAGCGGTACTATCCGGAGGACATTAAGTACTCGACGGTACCTGTCCCTTCCAAGGTGCTCAGCTATGCATCCACGGCCAGTTCCCAGCCAGGAGTAGCGCCACCCACTGCCAGTTCGTCAGCGAACCCATCCTCCGCTGCTGTCGCCTCCACTTCCGTCCGCCAGCACCACTACGAGCTCGAGCACGTCGTGAATCCCAGTAATCCGAGCAACGAGCACCAGCAGCCGAGTCCCAACTACGGCCGGAAGTGTCCTCCCCACTACGAGACCCCGCCGGAGCAGCGCAGTGCCGGAGCCACGCCCACGTCCTCGGGAACGCCGACCTCCACGTCGGCCCACCACCAGAGCCTCTACATGCCGATGCCGCAGTTCAGCACGGAGAAGTTCCAGACGACGGTGAACAACGCCATCGAGAAGTATGTCCGGGAGACGCCAGGTCCCAGCTTGGAGTATCCACGGGGCGGCAGTGGAGCGGCCAACTACGGACGCACTGCGTCCACCACCTACTACAATCCGACGTCCAGTGGGAAGAGTTCCAAGGCGCCGCCGGCCAGCTATGTGAAGCTGGAGCCGGAGCACGCTCTGCCCGGCAGTCTGCCCCAGCCGACGAGGTCCTCGCTGTACCACAACCCGTACAGTGCGGAGAGCACCAGCAGCAGTCGGGAGCGGGATGCCTCGCCAGCCATGGCCACTGTCCCGGCGCCGCACGGCTATCCCACCAAGTACGGCAAGCTGATCCAGCAGGTGGGAACGGCCAGCTCCACTCCTTACTCAAGTTACTACCACCAGGGCACTCCGTCGCCGGCGGCGGGAGCAGTGGCGTCTCCGACACCGGCGCCCCCAGCTCCGCCAGTGACGGGCGCCCCGCCCGGGACCATCCTACCTGGATCTGGGCCACTGCCACCGCAATCAGCTCCGTCTCAACAGCCCGCCTCGTCGTCCACGGCTTCCAGCTCCAGCAGTGCCAACTACTCCACCCTGCAGGTGTACCCGCACGGGCCGGACATCTGCTACCAGCCGGGCGGAGCGCCGTCCCAGGCCCAGAGCCATCCGGCCGCCACTCCCGCCAAGAAACCGCCAGCCAAGCCCAACTACCGGGCCCTCATCAACGACATGCTGAAGCGGAACACCGCCAGTGAGCAGGAGCTGAACCTGCAGATCATCAAGAAGACCCTAAACATGGAGGCTCCCGCCCGCAATCATCTCCATCATCCCACGGCCCCCAGTCGGGTCATCCAGCAGGCCACTGCCTCggctccagttccagttccagttgcAGTTCCAGTTGCGGTTCCGGCTGCCAATCCCCCGCCAGCGCTTCATTCTCCGCTGGATCTGTCCATGCGAACGGTGAAGCAGACGGCGGACTCCACGGACTACAAGTACCGGAGTCCCAGTGCCACGGAGTACAAGCCCTCGCCGGGTAGCCTGAGCGGAGGAGGTGCAGCCGGGGGACTGGGCCTGCCCAGGTTCGATTTCACGCCGAATTTCTCGGCGGCCTCCAGGGGGCAACCACCCACTAGTCCCGCGCCCACGCCTGTGATCCGACAAGCCCCGTCCACTGCGTCCGTCTCCCCAGCTCCTCTCCCCCACCATCACCACCATCCAGCTGCAGCTCCTCCTGCCCCCGCAGCAGCTCCGGCTCTGGTCATCAAAACCCTGCAGCAGATGCGACCCAGTGTCCTGGAGACCAATCCGTACGCCAAGCGACAGCAGCTGCCGCCGGAGACGAGCATCGTCCAAGTCAGCAAGCCGCCCGAGCTGATGCCCACGCCCTCTCCCAGCCCCCACAACAGCAGCAATCCGAACTATCTGGGCCGGAAGAGGCACCTCAAGGAGTACAACCAGGCGGCCGCCAAGCAGGCGCGCCTGGAGGCGGAGTCTTCCGTGGGAGTAGTGCCACCCATTGTGGCGGCACCCACatcggtggtggtggtggctccCGTGCCTGTGATAGCCGTGAATGAGCAGGCGCTGGCCGCCAAGCGGGAGAGGGAGACACAACCTCAGGGACTGCCCGAGTCCACCTCCAGTTCTACCTCCTCTGCCAGTTCTACGACCATTCCGAAGATGGAGCCCCGCATCCGGACGAAGGCAGAGCTCAAGGGCTTCACCTTTACGCCGCCTGTCCTGGTGACCTCCACCACAAATGCCAATGCCACGGGCGCGGTGTCGCCGCCAAGGACGCCGCCCAACCAGGTCACCAATCACATCCAAATAAAACTGGAACCGGCGCCGCCGCCCCCTCCCAAGTCCGCTGACCTGGGCCTGGAGGAGGAGAGGGCCAGCTTGGGCAATCTCCTGGACTGGGGCAGCACCTGCAACAATCTGGTGGAGCAATTGCTCAACAAGGCGGTGGTGCTGCCACCCATGCCACCCATGCCACCCctgcccaccaccaccaccagcatcAAGCTGGAGCTGAGCGAGGACGACCTGCCAGTGGCCAGGATCCTGAAGAGGCAACCcctggccacgcccactgcCACAGCCACCGTGGGAGCTGATGCCGAGTCGGCCAGCACGCAGCTGACGACCACCACCAATGGCATCTCCTCGTCGCTGGGCAACGGCAGTGGCCAGAAGAAGCTGAGCAAGGTGGAGCGGGAGAagaagcggcagcagcaggagcagcggaTAGCCGCCCGGCTGGCGCCCAAGGAGGGTCAGAGCAGCTCCTCCGAGAGCGACACCACGGAGCTCCACAAGCGCAAGACGGCCCGCCAGAAAAAGCCGTTGATGCGGAAGGGAAGAGCCCGCCAGCGATCTCCGGAGGCGGCCAGCAGTCAgcagagcagcgacgacgagaagGGGAAGGCGGACTGCTCTCAGGGTGTGAGTCGGAGTCAGAGCTCCAGCGGGGAAAGCAAGTCCAAGGGCAACTCTTCGAAGAAGGACCTCAAGAAGGTGAAGGAGGCCAAGAGCAACTCCCTGGCCAagaccagcaacaacaagaacaaaacCAAAGCCGAGGATAACCAGAAGCAGCAGGACagctccaactccaactcGGAGAGCCACGACGAcgaggaagaggaggaggaggaggaggaggatgccgaggaggaggaggacgatgaGGATCAGGAGGAAGAGGACAAGGAGGGCACCGACGAGGACGCCGAAGCAGAGAAGAAGCCCGTGAAGCGGGTGGGCCGGCGACCGGGTGCCACTCTCAAGAAGCGGATAGCCCACAACCTGAACACCATGACCCGCTCGAAGCACCGCAAGGAGCTGGAGCTCCAGCTGGCCAACAGCAAGGTCCTGCGCAACGACAAAATCATCCGCAACTCGACCACCAAAATAAAGCGCAAGTACGTCCGCAAGGTGGTGGACAGCAAGAAGGAGATGATGGTCACCCGGCTGCGCAACAAACGTGGCCCGAACTCCGAAGCTGGCCAGCTGAATGGCCGGAACTCGAAGCTGAAAATGGGAAACAAGGGCGGTGGTAACAACAAGTCGGCCAAGACCTCGCCGCAACAGCAACTGTACCTGGAGGAGTATCGCTACAAGCTGGCCCTCAAGATCCCCCACCGACTGATCTCGATTAACAAGCTGAACAAGGGGGCGGCCTCCCTGCCCGACCTGGAGCGGCGTGATCTCGGCCAGGAGCTGGCCTGCTTCAAGAAGACCCGTCCCAAGACCAAGGCGGCCAGCAAACAAGAGTCCATACCCAAGTCCTTCATCGACTATCTCGTCCTTCGGGTGACCAATGGGAATAGCAACTCCTCGCCCCCAGTCCATGGGAATTCAAGGAAGATCTCTGTCTCGGCTCCGGCCTCCACCAACCTCCAGATCCACAGTGAAACCTCGCAAACGTCCGCCTCCACTTCGCTGTACGAGCAGCCCCAGCAGGAGGCCCCCGGCAGTGAGAGCCAAAATCTGGACGATCCTAGTCGCCGGCACTTCAGCATCTTCGACACCAAGGTCCTCCAGAGCAAGACCCGAACGGAGTCCAAGCTGCAGCAACGGCGGGAGATCATCCGGGAGATATTTGTGGGGCCGGAACGTCCGGCATCGGCTCCGCCGGAATGCGCCCAGGAGGCGGACGGCGATGCCATCAGCTACCAGAAGTACGAGGAGTTCCTGCAGCAAATGAACAGCATTGTGAGCGGCAGCGACAACAAGCTGGCCAGGCGCTCCCTCATGGAGGACAAAGCCCTCAACTCGACGGCGCCGCAGTGCCCCCACAAGAGGAAGTACCTCCGACGGAAGGGCAGCTCGGGTTTCGACTACATCCGGAAGAAGAAGCGTCCCACAACGGCCCAGaatcaaaaccaaaaccacGGAGACAAGTCGTCCCAAGCCCAGACCTCTAGCCAACTGGCCCAGGCCCATCTATCGGCGGATGAGCGGCTGGAGGACACGGACAGCACAATTGCGGGCAGCTCCCATCTGCCGACGAAGATCAAGACGGAGATGGATGTGTACCGGGAGTTCCAGAAGTGGGTACTCAACAAGAGCGTGGGCCAGAGCACCATGCACAAGGCCGCCCGCCAGGGACTCATAGATGTGGTGGTCTACTGCCTGGATCGCCTGAATATGAATCCAGATCAGAAGGACAATGCCGGCTACACGCCACTGCATGAGGCCTGCACCCAGGGCTGGCTGGAGATTGCCAGAATACTGCTCCAGTATGGAGCGAATCACTCGGAGGCGGCCCAGTCCGGCATCCGGCCACTCCACGGAGCCATCGAAAATGATCACGAGGAGGTGGTGCGTCTGTTGCTCTCCTATGGCGCTGATCCGTTGCTGGCAACGTACTCAG GACAAACTCCGCTAATGTTAGCTTCAAGCAAATTGATGCGGCGCATCCTGCGCGCTCACCTCAGCGACGCCCAAAGTGCCGCCGCCGACATCAAGCCCATGCGCTTCCAAGGCCCCTGGGAGATATTTG ATGCTAAGGAATATGGTTATGATATATTCGATAATGTACCGAACACAGCTTGTGATATGAGCAGAGCTCTACGTAGGGAGAGGAAGGAGGCCAAGCAGCAGGATATTAGTATGAGTAACATGGGCAGCACCATTAGCATCCTGAGCAACGGCAATATCACCTCCAACCACTCCAATGGCAATGGTGTTATCCCAATTAAAATGAAGATGGAGCCGGCACAGGATGCTGAGATGATGCAGGATCAGAATGATGGAGAGAGTCGGGTGACAACGATCAAGCAGAACGGGGAGACGAGTGCAATTAAGACTGGAACTCTAGCAACTACCGGAGTAACTACCGGACCAACAACGATGGTGAAACTGGAGCCCGGCACCGAGGAGGAGGATAGCAATAACAATAAGAACAACGATGAGCTGAATGCGAATGTTGGGAATAATTTAGTAACAAGCGTTGTGAATGTCAAGAATGAAGTGAAAAGGGAAGTGGATGCGGAACCAGAACCACAACCAGAACCGGAAGCGGAAGCGGAAACTGTAACAGAAACAGGAACACAGATTCAGCCTTCTCTTCCGCAACAGCAAACACAAACGAATAGTAATAATAGAAGTAATAGAATAGATGACGATCAGGCGGACATCGAGACAATGGATATGGATAGTGAATTGAACGGtgatatttttgaatttgaagaGGCCGATGTGCCCTTGCCACCACTGTACTTGCTCAAGGACGAGGGCAGTGATAAATGGGTACTACTCAACGATTTGTGCAATTTACTTAAAGTTAAATCGAAGGATACACTGCTCAACAAG CTCTGTCCAAACAACAATAACGCATTGGCTAGCAGTCAGAAGCATCTACTTCGGGAGTTCAAGATCGATGACTTCCTGGAGAAGGCCACTTGCCTTCAGTTGTTGTGCGCCGGCGAGAAACTGAACATGTTCAGCTCCTCGAAGGTGGTCCTCATCAAATACAATGAAAGTGTACGGAACTTGTTGGGCGTGAAGACCATTCTGATGAAGTTTTAA